One Gloeobacter morelensis MG652769 DNA window includes the following coding sequences:
- a CDS encoding ribulose bisphosphate carboxylase small subunit produces the protein MVAQSRLAAPPTPWSRRLAEAAIDPSAYVHSFSQIIGDVRISANVLVSPGTSIRADEGSPFHIGANTNIQDGVVIHGLQEGRVNGDDGQSYSVWVGSNTSITHMALIHGPCYVGDDCFIGFRSTIFNARVGKGCIVMMHALVQDVEIPPGKYVPSGAVITTQQQANRLPDAQDIDIHFAKHVIGINDALRQGYRCAADIECIVPIRDESNPAPRGTNGKPTPRTHAQVSSMFMTSQTLDTVRSLLAQGCRLAVEFADERRFKANSWVSGPAIQAAREPEAVSALETVLREHTGEYVRLIGIDPKAKRRVSETIIQRPDGKPIEANVSGGKFAATPAAPAGVAYQPANGGLLSPEAAQQVHSLLSQGYRIGTEHADERRFRANSWQSCAPIAATRAPEVLAALEGCLQEHTGEYVRIIGIDPKAKRRVAETIIQHPNGKRPSGGDAAPTQGYNTVSHRSGGGGMLDAAVLDMVRSLLAQGCRLAVEFADERRFKANSWVSGPAIQAAREPEAVSALETVLREHTGEYVRLIGIDPKAKRRVSETIIQRPNGKPAPASAPAAGGYSPAPAYAPGPTRSSSLSSEVLDMVRSLLAQGCRLAVEFADARRFKANSWVSGPTLQAAREPEAVSALETVLREHTGEYVRLIGIDPKAKRRVAELIIQRP, from the coding sequence TGGTTGCACAAAGCCGCCTCGCGGCTCCCCCTACCCCGTGGTCGAGACGGTTGGCTGAGGCCGCAATCGATCCGTCCGCCTACGTACACAGTTTCTCGCAGATCATCGGCGATGTGCGCATCAGCGCCAACGTACTGGTCTCGCCGGGAACCTCGATTCGTGCGGACGAGGGTTCACCCTTTCACATTGGTGCCAACACCAACATCCAGGATGGCGTGGTCATCCACGGCCTGCAGGAAGGACGGGTCAACGGCGACGACGGCCAATCCTACTCGGTGTGGGTGGGCTCGAACACCTCGATTACCCATATGGCCCTCATCCACGGGCCTTGCTACGTCGGCGACGATTGCTTCATCGGCTTTCGCTCGACAATCTTTAATGCCCGGGTGGGCAAAGGCTGCATCGTGATGATGCACGCGCTGGTGCAGGATGTGGAGATCCCGCCTGGCAAGTACGTGCCCTCCGGCGCGGTGATTACCACCCAGCAGCAGGCCAACCGCCTCCCCGACGCCCAGGATATCGATATCCACTTCGCCAAGCACGTCATCGGCATCAACGATGCGTTGCGCCAGGGTTATCGCTGCGCCGCCGACATCGAGTGCATCGTGCCGATTCGCGACGAGAGCAACCCGGCGCCGCGGGGCACCAACGGCAAACCCACACCCAGAACCCACGCTCAGGTAAGCAGTATGTTCATGACCAGTCAAACCCTCGACACGGTGCGCTCCCTGCTTGCCCAGGGCTGTCGCCTCGCGGTCGAATTTGCCGACGAGCGGCGCTTCAAGGCCAACTCGTGGGTGAGCGGCCCGGCGATCCAGGCGGCCCGCGAACCGGAGGCGGTGAGTGCTCTGGAGACCGTGCTGCGCGAGCATACAGGTGAGTACGTGCGGCTGATCGGTATCGACCCCAAGGCCAAGCGCCGCGTGAGCGAGACTATCATCCAGCGCCCCGACGGCAAACCGATCGAGGCCAACGTTAGCGGCGGCAAGTTCGCTGCAACCCCGGCCGCTCCCGCGGGCGTTGCCTACCAGCCGGCCAACGGCGGTCTGCTCAGTCCCGAGGCGGCCCAGCAGGTGCACTCGCTCCTTTCGCAGGGCTATCGCATCGGCACCGAGCACGCCGACGAGCGGCGCTTTCGGGCCAATTCCTGGCAGAGTTGCGCGCCGATTGCCGCTACTCGCGCACCGGAGGTGCTCGCTGCCCTCGAAGGTTGTCTCCAGGAACATACCGGCGAATATGTCCGCATCATCGGTATCGACCCCAAGGCTAAGCGCCGCGTGGCCGAGACGATTATTCAGCACCCCAACGGCAAGCGGCCGAGCGGGGGAGACGCCGCTCCAACCCAGGGCTACAACACCGTCAGCCATCGGAGCGGCGGGGGCGGCATGCTCGATGCCGCCGTGCTCGATATGGTGCGCTCTCTGCTTGCCCAGGGCTGTCGCCTCGCGGTCGAATTTGCCGACGAGCGGCGCTTCAAGGCCAACTCGTGGGTGAGCGGCCCGGCGATCCAGGCGGCCCGCGAACCGGAGGCGGTGAGTGCTCTGGAGACCGTGCTGCGCGAGCATACAGGTGAGTACGTGCGGCTGATCGGTATCGACCCCAAGGCCAAGCGCCGCGTGAGCGAGACTATCATCCAGCGGCCCAACGGCAAACCTGCTCCTGCGAGCGCACCGGCTGCGGGCGGCTACAGTCCCGCACCGGCCTATGCACCCGGCCCGACGCGCAGCAGTTCGCTCAGCAGCGAGGTGCTCGATATGGTGCGCTCTCTGCTTGCCCAGGGCTGTCGCCTCGCGGTCGAATTTGCCGATGCCCGCCGCTTCAAGGCCAACTCGTGGGTGAGCGGCCCAACGCTCCAGGCGGCCCGCGAGCCGGAGGCGGTGAGTGCTCTGGAGACCGTGCTGCGCGAGCATACAGGTGAGTACGTGCGGCTGATCGGTATCGACCCCAAGGCCAAGCGCCGCGTCGCTGAACTGATCATCCAGCGGCCCTGA